One segment of Trypanosoma brucei brucei TREU927 chromosome 8, complete sequence DNA contains the following:
- a CDS encoding major surface protease gp63, putative, whose translation MLTTHFRCCISPRVSGAYSLFPLFLPCIKRKRLMMLPACVIPMHGALKLAILLMLVWCCSLCLAKSGDRCMFDEIAAKAGRPRVLALRRTKAGMENVKYDRTGSVDPEWQHIRIVVFAEDMKDRSRYCTSAGQERPTFFGETATCSQEDILTAAKRDIAVTKLLPSAVQMHMDRLLVDPITEPLVFPPFDGSVCSEFKVPSSHFSEGVPDADMVMYAAAGPTPEGVAAWATGCITLDDGRAVAGVTNLGPGSISLSETSIRTAAHEIAHILGFNFRAMNDAGMVQRIPGVRGKVDVTLISSPRTLQKAREHYNCPDAPGMELEDEGGSGTALSHWERRNAKDEIMSGISSPGRYTALTMAAFEDLGYYRGAWGSEEPMGWGNNSGCELLNESCLVNGVTAHPDMFCNETVSKLVCNSERDGLGRCNVIKHENPLPPQYHYFSDPSRGAPSHLLMDYCPSIDAFSNTPCADGETKFMRGSLIGPSSMCLKAEGLRDSQGVIGDVCADVRCDGGEVSIRYLGDDAWHPCPEGSHIKPTTTFTDGVIVCPTYSEVCIKATVVVRPSSASYRSSVPQSLLLTLFAIVYAAC comes from the coding sequence ATGTTAACAACACACTTCCGTTGTTGCATTTCACCACGGGTTTCGGGCGCTTATTCTCTCTTCCCCTTGTTCCTCCCATGTATCAAAAGGAAGCGGTTGATGATGCTACCGGCGTGTGTAATCCCGATGCATGGCGCATTGAAACTCGCCATACTGCTGATGTTGGTATGGTGCTGTTCCTTGTGTCTCGCGAAGTCAGGTGACCGCTGCATGTTCGATGAAATTGCGGCGAAAGCTGGACGTCCACGGGTTTTGGCGCTGCGAAGGACTAAAGCAGGCATGGAGAATGTAAAGTATGACAGGACAGGTTCCGTTGACCCTGAGTGGCAGCACATCcgtattgttgttttcgcagAAGACATGAAGGACCGGTCGCGATATTGCACGTCTGCAGGGCAGGAACGACCAACGTTTTTCGGAGAAACAGCGACATGTTCACAAGAAGACATTTTGACAGCCGCTAAGAGAGATATTGCCGTCACGAagcttcttccttcagctgTCCAGATGCATATGGATAGGTTACTCGTCGACCCTATAACTGAACCCCTtgtctttcctccatttgaTGGTTCGGTGTGCTCTGAGTTCAAAGTACCGTCAAGTCATTTCTCAGAGGGCGTACCTGACGCTGATATGGTAATGTATGCTGCAGCGGGTCCAACGCCGGAGGGTGTGGCTGCCTGGGCTACGGGTTGCATAACTCTTGACGATGGGCGTGCTGTGGCTGGCGTAACTAACCTTGGCCCCGGTTCCATTAGCCTGTCGGAGACCAGCATTCGCACAGCTGCTCATGAGATTGCCCACATCCTTGGGTTCAATTTCCGAGCGATGAACGATGCCGGTATGGTGCAAAGAATTCCCGGTGTTCGTGGAAAGGTTGATGTGACACTCATTTCGTCACCCAGGACACTGCAGAAGGCCCGCGAACACTACAATTGTCCCGATGCCCCTGGAATGGAACTGGAGGACGAAGGTGGTAGTGGCACCGCATTATCACACTGGGAGCGGCGCAATGCGAAGGATGAGATCATGTCTGGTATTTCTTCACCTGGTCGATACACAGCGCTAACGATGGCGGCGTTTGAGGATCTGGGATATTACCGTGGTGCCTGGGGGAGCGAAGAACCTATGGGTTGGGGAAACAACTCTGGTTGTGAGCTACTCAACGAAAGCTGTTTGGTGAACGGTGTGACAGCGCACCCGGATATGTTCTGCAACGAAACCGTGAGCAAGCTGGTTTGTAACTCGGAGCGAGATGGTCTTGGAAGGTGTAATGTAATTAAGCATGAAAATCCACTTCCACCGCAATACCATTACTTTTCTGATCCTTCACGTGGTGCCCCCTCCCATCTCTTGATGGACTACTGCCCGTCCATTGACGCGTTCTCCAACACGCCTTGTGCCGACGGCGAAACGAAATTCATGCGTGGAAGTTTGATAGGACCGTCGTCAATGTGTCTGAAGGCCGAGGGACTCCGTGACAGTCAGGGCGTCATTGGCGATGTTTGTGCGGATGTGCGGtgtgatggtggtgaagtAAGCATTCGTTATCTTGGGGATGATGCATGGCATCCGTGCCCAGAAGGCAGTCACATCAAACCGACTACAACATTCACGGATGGCGTCATTGTTTGCCCGACTTACAGTGAGGTTTGTATCAAAGCAACAGTGGTTGTACGCCCTTCTTCAGCCAGCTACCGTTCTTCAGTGCCGCAATCGCTGCTTCTCACCCTATTCGCTATAGTTTATGCTGCCTGTTAA